ctcttcttctttttggtgtcctttagtagtggtttctttgcagcaattcgaccatgaaggcctgattcacacagtcccctctgaacagttgatgttgacatgtgattgttacttgaactctgtgaagtatttatttgggctgcaatttctgaggctggtaactcgaatgaacttatcctctgcagcagaggtaactctgggtcttccattcctgtggtggtcctcatgagagccagattcatcatagcgcttgatgatttttgcgactgcacttaaagaccctttcaaagttcttgaaatgttccgtattgactgaccttcatgtcttaaagtaatgatggactgtcatttgtctttgcttatttgagctgttattgccataatatggacttgatcttttaccaaatagggctatcttctgtataccttgtcacaacagaactgattggctcaaacgcattaagaaggaaagaaattccacaaattaacttttaagaaggcacacctgttaattgaaatgcattccaggtgactccctcatgaagctggttgagggaatgccaagagtgtgcaaagctgtcatcaagggaaagggtggctatttgaagaatataatttgtttaacacttttttggttcctaaatgattcaatatgtgttatttcatagttttggtgtcttcactattattctacaatgtaaaaaaatagtaaaaataaagaaaaacctttgaatgagtaggtgtgtccaaacttttgactggtagtgtaaatatGTACATATATTTAATTACAAACAAGATCACATAAAACATAACAAATACATGAAATTCACTTTCAGTTCTCTACTGTCTTACAGTGTTTCATTACCCATAACATTATAAAAATTGGGTAAATATCaacgttatttatttttattattttactaCCCATATATTCACTGTATTTTTATATTGATAATTCTCAGGGTACCAAAGATTCCTGATGGCGAGAAAGTGGACTTTGACGTAAGTAGCCCTTCATACTTCATGACCATCTGGAGATAGCTGGCTAGATAAATACCAGGGCTAATGTCAGAGTTGACGACGTGTACTTAACACATGGCTCTACTTCCCAACCTTACAGGACATGCAGAAAAAACGTCAGAACAAGGATCTTATTGAGCTGCAGGGCCTGATAGATGCTCACTTCGAGCACAgaaagaaggaggaggaagagctcATCGCCCTCAAAGAACGAATCGTGAGTAAGAATGAGTAAATGACATCACTCTGCATACACATGGGTCAAATTTGAAAATGAATACAAGGCCGTAAATGAAATaaattggacaagttcaggtagtcaaTTCCTGTTCGCTTATGTTTAGTTCATAGTGAATACAACCATGAAAAAATGATAAGACGCTGCAGTGCACACTGGTGGCCAAAGGTAATACAACCAACCATCTGTATCTATATGTGTCTGCCTGCAGGAGAAACGTAGGGCTGAGAGGGCCGAGCAGAACAGGATCCGTAGCGAGAAGGAGAAGGAGCGCGCGGCGAGACGTGAGGTTAGTGTCCTCCGCCGGTACCACTACCGACCCCTCTGGGCTTTCTTCAACTATCAGCGTTCTGTTAACGTGTGACCTGTCCCTACAACACACTGACTTTGTGCTGTGATCTCCAATACAGGAGGAGAGGCTGAAGAGGGAGGAGGCAGATACCAAGAAGAAGGCTGATGAGGACGCAAAGAAGAAGTCAGCCCTGTCCAGCATGGGCTCCAACTACAGCAGCCATCTGCAGAAGGTGACCTAGCGACCAACCAGTCTTCACAGAACCATACGTTATGAATTTTAAAAATATCACTTACTTGTATACAACATGTAATTCACAAAAAAACTATGAGTTATGTGTGTACATGTCCGATCGATGGACTGCCATTCATTTGTAACAGGCTGACTCAAAGAGAGGTGGGAAGAAggaaactgagagagagaagaagaagaagatcctGGCAGGCAGACGCAAGGCCCTGAACATCGACCATCTGAATGAAGAGAAACTTAAGTAAGAaacagttcaagtaacagacttgGGCTTTATGTACAGTacggtgtgtgtagtgtgttgtttTGGCGATGAGAAATAGGCCTACAGCAGGAAAAGTCAGGTGCAAGTACAATAACGTTTGCAACTGTCTCGTTATCTGAAATTAATGTACTTTAAGAACACCCTTCAGCCAATTTAATCAGAATCAAGTATTCAACTTCAGGTATAAATATGGAATCTCCACAGAGAGTTTGAACTCACCGAGTCATCTTGCTTGCTCTGCTCTAGGGAGAAGGCAAAGGAGCTGCATGAATGGATGCAGACACTGGAGTCTGAGAAGTTTGACCACATGGAGAGGCTGAAGAGGCAGAAGTATGAGGTATGTATCCGATGTCCTGGTTAAAGAAAAGAGAAATATACTGTACGTTATCCCAGTgatgcacacatacatacagcaaTATGCACATCTTAAATAATTGTGGACTGTTTAAGTTGATGAGGGGCACCTTATGATATATTTTAAAGACACATTCTATTACATTACGTAATATTTTAATTTTACTCGCTCTAATCAAGAGCTAAGCTGATAATATGACTGGCTCTGtgtcaggcgtcagtgtgtagcggtaggacggagtcaggcgcaggacacagagctagtagacaacgtactttaTTCGTAAATATAAATTAACAtaatctccacgcagggaggaacaatcccgctcaccagtcgatgacaccaaacatagaacaaacacgcacacaacacagtgggagctaaatagggaacaaatcatggacataatgggaaccaggtgtgtacaataaagacaaaacaagtagaacacagaaacatagatcagcggcagctagtactccggtgatgccgaacgccgaagcctgcccgaacaaggaggaggggcagccttggctgaatccgtgacactctGTTCTTAGAGCATATACGTCTGGACATGACCGCATTCCCCTGTGGCAGTATGGatggtactggtattaaccatgaccTGATAAAAGGTCTAGCTCAGTCACCATATTATCCGTTTTTCCTTAGGTTTTTAGAGACAAGGGTCATGTAAGACACCCTGTAAGATATTGTAATTGTAAGATACCCTGGAAAATTCCAAGTCTTACCTGAGTAAAATCAAGGGTGACAGTGGGCCACAAAGTCTCACCATCTGCTTGGTGGCCTCAGTCACAGCCTCTCAGATATGAACGCAGCTCTGCTTTGATATCTCCTCCAGGTCACAACCCTGCGTAAGAGAGTGGAGGAGCTGAGTAAATTGTAAGTAAAGCTGGACAGTTGTCACAGCTCAGGGGGCTCTCCCGCGCCACTGCGGTGCATGGTCTGAAACTTAATGAGAAAGTTGCATGTGAAACTTAACACAGAGGTGACGGAAACAGAGCAAAAGGTTCAATGATCGATCGAGGAGACAAGAGAAGACACCATGGAAGACGCAAAATGAAATTTGAATGAGTATTGATTATATTTCACTCATTCAGGTTGAACATTCCATGTTATAGACATGATATAACACATTGCATACTGTACCATCTCATTCTGAAACAAGTTACAGAGGTATTAGAGTATGTCTATGTGCAAGCACTTTAGACTGAGACCCAATCATAGACCCATAAAGAACTGCTGTGCTAAAAGCCAGTCACTAGTCAGGTCTTAAGAAATGGTGTGTTTCACAGGTAAGTGATTCTGTCTGGATTTCATTCCCAATGAAAGAAGTGACAGAAACTCAGTGGCAGTAGTGTGTGGCTAATTGTCTCTAGCATGTCCTCCTCCCCTAAACTCTCTATCCTTGGCAATTTGGAGAGtcaatactgacacacacacacacacacacacagtccaccgACAATTAGCCTAACTATTCACATGCTCTCACAGTCCTATTTGTTTTCATCAATAAAAACCTATTATTTGATTAAGCGAAGTGCAGAAACCTAAGACAAGATCAACCTTCTTATACAGCAGCAGTCTGCAAGGGTCTAGTTTATGGTGTCACTCAGTAAGAGTGTCTGTTAGGCTAGGTGTGTGTCTGGTCTTGGTTCCTCATACTGCCACATACAGCAGGCAACCCCTGGCCACAGGACATTCAGTCCACAGAAAGGAGAGCATTGGGGCTCCTCAGTCCCAAGGTAAAGCctcagtaagtcagtcagtctgtctcctgttAAACGTGCTGTTGAATGTGTCATTTCCAGGTCATCACTCTCAGGAACCGCATTGATGAGTTACAGAAACAGTAAGTCATGTAGCTTCCACCCAATATcattctagcctggtcccagatctgt
The sequence above is a segment of the Coregonus clupeaformis isolate EN_2021a chromosome 19, ASM2061545v1, whole genome shotgun sequence genome. Coding sequences within it:
- the LOC121531701 gene encoding troponin T, fast skeletal muscle isoforms isoform X3 is translated as MSDTEEVEGEGEAVAEEVVEEVVEEVVEEEVVEEEVEVAPEAAPEPEAEPEPEAEPEPEPEPEAEPEPEPEVEAQKPQFKVPKIPDGEKVDFDDMQKKRQNKDLIELQGLIDAHFEHRKKEEEELIALKERIEKRRAERAEQNRIRSEKEKERAARREEERLKREEADTKKKADEDAKKKSALSSMGSNYSSHLQKADSKRGGKKETEREKKKKILAGRRKALNIDHLNEEKLKEKAKELHEWMQTLESEKFDHMERLKRQKYEVTTLRKRVEELSKFSKKGKTVRRK
- the LOC121531701 gene encoding troponin T, fast skeletal muscle isoforms isoform X6; the protein is MSDTEEVEAQKPQFKVPKIPDGEKVDFDDMQKKRQNKDLIELQGLIDAHFEHRKKEEEELIALKERIEKRRAERAEQNRIRSEKEKERAARREEERLKREEADTKKKADEDAKKKSALSSMGSNYSSHLQKADSKRGGKKETEREKKKKILAGRRKALNIDHLNEEKLKEKAKELHEWMQTLESEKFDHMERLKRQKYEVTTLRKRVEELSKFSKKGKTVRRK
- the LOC121531701 gene encoding troponin T, fast skeletal muscle isoforms isoform X4, producing MSDTEEVEAVAEEVVEEVVEEVVEEEVVEEEVEVAPEAAPEPEAEPEPEAEPEPEPEPEAEPEPEPEVEAQKPQFKVPKIPDGEKVDFDDMQKKRQNKDLIELQGLIDAHFEHRKKEEEELIALKERIEKRRAERAEQNRIRSEKEKERAARREEERLKREEADTKKKADEDAKKKSALSSMGSNYSSHLQKADSKRGGKKETEREKKKKILAGRRKALNIDHLNEEKLKEKAKELHEWMQTLESEKFDHMERLKRQKYEVTTLRKRVEELSKFSKKGKTVRRK
- the LOC121531701 gene encoding troponin T, fast skeletal muscle isoforms isoform X5; this translates as MSDTEEVEGEGEAQKPQFKVPKIPDGEKVDFDDMQKKRQNKDLIELQGLIDAHFEHRKKEEEELIALKERIEKRRAERAEQNRIRSEKEKERAARREEERLKREEADTKKKADEDAKKKSALSSMGSNYSSHLQKADSKRGGKKETEREKKKKILAGRRKALNIDHLNEEKLKEKAKELHEWMQTLESEKFDHMERLKRQKYEVTTLRKRVEELSKFSKKGKTVRRK
- the LOC121531701 gene encoding troponin T, fast skeletal muscle isoforms isoform X1 produces the protein MSDTEEVEGEGEAVAEEVVEEVVEEVVEEEVVEEEVEVAPEAAPEPEAEPEPEAEPEPEPEPEAEPEPEPEVEEVIEEEAQKPQFKVPKIPDGEKVDFDDMQKKRQNKDLIELQGLIDAHFEHRKKEEEELIALKERIEKRRAERAEQNRIRSEKEKERAARREEERLKREEADTKKKADEDAKKKSALSSMGSNYSSHLQKADSKRGGKKETEREKKKKILAGRRKALNIDHLNEEKLKEKAKELHEWMQTLESEKFDHMERLKRQKYEVTTLRKRVEELSKFSKKGKTVRRK
- the LOC121531701 gene encoding troponin T, fast skeletal muscle isoforms isoform X2, whose translation is MSDTEEVEAVAEEVVEEVVEEVVEEEVVEEEVEVAPEAAPEPEAEPEPEAEPEPEPEPEAEPEPEPEVEEVIEEEAQKPQFKVPKIPDGEKVDFDDMQKKRQNKDLIELQGLIDAHFEHRKKEEEELIALKERIEKRRAERAEQNRIRSEKEKERAARREEERLKREEADTKKKADEDAKKKSALSSMGSNYSSHLQKADSKRGGKKETEREKKKKILAGRRKALNIDHLNEEKLKEKAKELHEWMQTLESEKFDHMERLKRQKYEVTTLRKRVEELSKFSKKGKTVRRK